The following proteins come from a genomic window of Flavobacteriaceae bacterium MAR_2010_188:
- a CDS encoding PRC-barrel domain-containing protein, whose product MTNNKKHLHNLDELSDYKVADGYPNVKGWSVKDKDNRVIGEVENLLVNLEAQRVVYLDVEVDKTILDANYDPYSSSAHSEVREFINKDGENHVIIPIGLVDINEAQKFVYTQTVDHRTFAETKRYRQGSDINRNYEVAVLDSYNRHDDKNQLSEDQVRSIVRDEVKGLDTTNSKEKEYRNDNKVREIVRDEVHSIDSTKSRSEYIEDEIASLEERKNSRLSDDRKRLHRDDFDRKDSDHKDHKGLDFDHDNDGNPNITDPDYYKEKGRKLKNTDFDHDNDGNPNITDPDYYTRDKSKGRRTDFDHDNDGNPNISDRDNYDRDKSNSRRNDFDDDNDGNPNITDRDYFDKDRSKNKGIDFDNDNDGNPNITDPDYYEEKLKGSKHYDSDNDGIPDDMDSDTYDNDLERRRRNNDIDDDDDFYDRREFRNQRFRKD is encoded by the coding sequence ATGACTAATAATAAAAAACACCTTCATAATCTTGATGAACTTTCGGATTATAAAGTAGCAGATGGATATCCGAATGTTAAAGGTTGGTCCGTTAAAGATAAAGATAACCGAGTTATAGGTGAAGTAGAGAATCTATTGGTTAATCTAGAAGCTCAACGAGTGGTATATCTTGATGTAGAAGTAGATAAAACTATTCTTGATGCTAATTATGACCCATACTCTTCTTCAGCTCATTCTGAAGTAAGAGAATTCATAAATAAAGACGGAGAAAATCACGTTATAATTCCTATTGGATTGGTGGATATTAATGAAGCTCAGAAATTTGTATATACCCAGACCGTAGACCACCGTACTTTTGCTGAAACTAAGCGATATAGACAAGGCAGCGACATTAATAGAAATTATGAAGTGGCAGTCCTCGATTCCTATAACAGACATGACGATAAGAACCAACTTAGCGAAGACCAAGTTAGATCTATTGTCCGAGATGAAGTTAAAGGATTAGATACTACCAATAGTAAAGAGAAGGAATATCGAAATGATAATAAGGTAAGAGAAATTGTTCGGGATGAAGTTCATTCTATCGATTCTACCAAGAGCCGAAGTGAATATATTGAGGATGAAATCGCTAGTCTTGAAGAGAGAAAAAATTCTAGACTCTCAGATGATAGAAAGAGGCTTCATAGAGATGATTTTGACAGGAAGGATTCAGATCATAAAGACCATAAAGGTTTAGATTTCGACCACGATAATGACGGGAATCCAAATATTACGGATCCAGACTATTATAAAGAAAAAGGTAGAAAGCTAAAAAATACAGATTTCGACCATGATAATGATGGGAACCCAAATATTACGGATCCAGATTATTATACCCGAGATAAATCTAAAGGTAGAAGAACGGATTTTGATCATGATAATGATGGAAACCCTAACATATCCGACAGAGATAATTACGACAGAGATAAGTCAAACTCTAGAAGAAACGATTTTGATGATGATAACGATGGAAATCCAAATATAACAGATCGCGATTATTTCGATAAAGATCGTTCTAAGAACAAAGGAATTGACTTTGATAATGACAATGACGGCAATCCTAATATAACAGACCCAGATTATTACGAGGAAAAGTTAAAAGGCAGCAAACATTATGATAGTGATAACGATGGGATTCCAGACGATATGGATTCTGATACTTATGATAATGATTTAGAGAGAAGACGTCGCAATAATGACATAGATGATGATGACGATTTCTATGATAGAAGAGAATTTAGAAACCAAAGATTCCGCAAGGATTAA
- a CDS encoding quinoprotein glucose dehydrogenase, which yields MKNLFSCATLLFLMSISCTDESKNTDTAEETTQASKDSIKNEEAENKNGYEIIVPDLSIAWGFVFLQDESMLIGEQNGDLILFKDGKKSDVTGMPEVYHRGQGGLLDIKLHPNYKDNGYIYITYASPTGSGDGGNTAIMRTKLNGTALTDQKVLYKAEPNTTAGQHFGSRIAFDDEGYLYFSAGERGNRDDNPQDITRDNGKIYRLKDDGTIPNDNPFYNQSGAKKAIYSYGHRNPQGMDIHPTTRKIWTHEHGPRGGDEINIIKKGANYGWPVISYGINYDGTPFTDITAKEGMEQPIHYWDPSIAPSGMAFITSDKYPGWKGNLLIGSLKFQYVANCFINGDKVTKEEKLLEGIGRVRTINQGPDGYIYVSVENVGIVKLLPK from the coding sequence ATGAAAAATTTATTTAGTTGCGCTACTCTTTTGTTTTTAATGAGCATTAGCTGCACTGACGAATCAAAAAATACCGATACCGCAGAAGAAACTACTCAAGCATCAAAAGATAGTATCAAAAATGAAGAAGCCGAAAATAAGAACGGCTACGAGATTATAGTACCAGATTTATCAATTGCTTGGGGATTTGTTTTTCTTCAAGATGAATCTATGCTTATTGGAGAACAAAATGGCGATTTAATCCTTTTTAAAGATGGGAAAAAGTCTGATGTCACTGGTATGCCAGAAGTCTATCATCGTGGTCAGGGAGGATTGTTAGACATAAAACTTCATCCTAATTATAAAGATAACGGGTATATCTATATCACCTACGCGTCGCCGACGGGCAGCGGAGATGGTGGTAACACCGCAATCATGAGAACCAAATTAAATGGCACTGCATTAACTGATCAAAAGGTACTTTATAAGGCTGAACCTAATACAACTGCAGGACAACATTTTGGTTCTAGAATCGCTTTTGATGATGAGGGTTACCTTTACTTTTCAGCGGGAGAACGTGGCAATAGGGATGACAACCCACAGGACATCACCAGAGATAACGGTAAGATTTATCGTCTTAAGGATGATGGCACTATCCCTAATGACAATCCTTTTTATAACCAGAGCGGTGCTAAAAAAGCAATCTATTCTTACGGACACAGAAACCCACAAGGAATGGATATTCACCCCACAACAAGAAAGATTTGGACTCATGAACATGGACCTCGTGGTGGTGACGAAATAAATATCATTAAAAAAGGAGCAAACTATGGTTGGCCAGTAATCAGTTATGGAATCAATTACGATGGAACTCCTTTTACCGACATAACCGCGAAAGAAGGCATGGAACAACCTATACATTATTGGGATCCATCTATTGCACCTAGCGGAATGGCTTTTATAACTAGCGATAAATATCCAGGTTGGAAAGGAAATCTATTGATTGGCTCATTAAAATTTCAGTATGTTGCCAATTGTTTTATAAATGGTGATAAGGTTACCAAAGAAGAAAAGTTGCTGGAAGGTATTGGTAGGGTTAGAACGATTAATCAAGGACCAGACGGATATATCTATGTGAGCGTAGAAAATGTTGGTATTGTTAAATTGCTTCCTAAATAA
- a CDS encoding uridine kinase — protein MLIIGIAGGTGCGKTTVVKQILNELPKGQVGVISQDSYYKDTSHLAYEERIAINFDHPRSIDFELLEEHLQQLRLGKSIEQPVYSFIEHNRTGDTVTTRPRNVMIVEGILILTNPELREMFDIKIFVHADSDERLIRRLKRDITERGRDLDEVLNRYQNTLKPMHQQFIEPMKEYADIIIPNNKYNTVAVDIVRTIINHRL, from the coding sequence ATGCTCATAATTGGAATAGCCGGTGGCACAGGATGCGGTAAAACTACTGTAGTTAAGCAAATCCTCAATGAATTACCAAAAGGCCAAGTGGGGGTTATTTCCCAAGATTCTTATTATAAGGATACAAGTCATTTAGCGTATGAAGAAAGGATAGCCATAAATTTTGACCATCCCCGTTCTATCGATTTTGAATTATTAGAAGAACATCTTCAGCAATTAAGGCTAGGAAAATCAATTGAGCAGCCGGTTTACTCTTTCATAGAACATAACCGAACTGGCGACACTGTAACCACAAGACCCAGAAATGTAATGATTGTTGAAGGGATATTAATCCTGACCAATCCAGAATTACGGGAAATGTTCGATATAAAAATTTTTGTGCATGCAGATAGTGATGAGCGTTTAATTAGAAGATTAAAACGAGATATTACTGAAAGAGGTCGGGATTTGGATGAAGTTTTAAATCGTTATCAGAACACTTTAAAACCGATGCATCAACAATTTATCGAGCCGATGAAAGAATACGCCGATATCATAATTCCTAATAATAAATACAACACTGTTGCAGTTGATATTGTGAGAACCATCATTAATCATAGATTATAG
- a CDS encoding Cell division protein FtsB (manually curated) produces MTKKKNPNSKYYKPFKNMFVIILLAFAVWMFFFDANSWLIHHELNNDIDDLEQEKEYYQKEIAKDNKSIKELSTDDGIEKLAREKYYMKKENEEIYIIEYEDSIANDDD; encoded by the coding sequence GTGACAAAAAAGAAGAATCCAAATAGTAAATATTACAAACCGTTTAAGAATATGTTTGTGATTATTTTATTGGCATTCGCAGTATGGATGTTTTTCTTCGATGCTAACTCATGGCTAATCCATCACGAGCTAAACAACGATATTGATGATTTAGAACAAGAAAAAGAATACTACCAAAAGGAAATTGCTAAGGATAATAAGTCAATCAAAGAACTTAGTACGGACGACGGTATAGAAAAATTAGCTAGGGAAAAGTATTATATGAAGAAGGAGAACGAAGAAATCTATATTATCGAATATGAAGATAGTATTGCAAATGACGATGACTAA
- a CDS encoding methylmalonyl-CoA mutase encodes MADSLFDEFSKVSTKQWKQQIQFDLNGLDYNNALIWNSPEGIDVKPFYNEDDAVFHEKDSPEAEKREWFITDSIFVADVSRSNENALDKIERGTESIKFIIPDENVDFSLLIKGINPTTCKIQLECLFLSSNYVQKIQKEHKEILFHTDIIGNLARSGNWFKNLKEDYAELSSISKSSNSISIDTTLYQNAGGLIQQQLAYGLAHLNEYLNYFETNKLFKDELNVHFKIAVGSNYFFEIAKVRALRILVKELSVLYNFKINLKVHAIPSKRNKTIYDYNTNLLRTTTECMSAIIGGIDFIENLPYDALYHKNNEFGDRIARNQLLILKHESGFEETANSVEGCYYIESITKQLAEKALTIFKEIEKNGGFLENLKTNKLQSKIKESADKEQSRFDSDEKKLVGTNFVINTKDRMKDELQLYPFIKRHARKTLIQPIIERRLSEELEKKRLEEEN; translated from the coding sequence ATGGCAGATTCTCTTTTTGATGAGTTTTCTAAAGTTTCAACAAAACAGTGGAAACAGCAGATTCAATTTGATTTAAATGGTCTAGATTATAACAATGCCCTAATTTGGAATAGCCCCGAAGGAATTGATGTAAAGCCTTTTTACAATGAGGATGATGCGGTCTTTCATGAAAAAGATTCACCAGAAGCCGAAAAAAGGGAATGGTTTATCACAGATTCTATCTTTGTCGCGGATGTTTCCAGGTCTAATGAAAATGCGCTAGATAAAATAGAGAGAGGAACAGAATCCATAAAATTTATTATTCCTGACGAAAACGTCGACTTCTCTTTACTAATTAAAGGCATCAATCCTACAACCTGTAAAATTCAGTTAGAGTGTTTGTTCTTGTCTTCAAACTATGTTCAAAAAATTCAAAAGGAACATAAGGAAATCTTATTTCATACGGATATAATCGGCAATTTGGCCCGTTCGGGCAATTGGTTCAAGAATTTAAAGGAAGATTATGCAGAGCTTTCTTCAATTTCAAAATCATCAAATTCTATTTCTATTGATACTACATTGTATCAAAATGCTGGCGGACTTATCCAGCAACAACTTGCTTATGGCTTGGCTCATTTGAATGAATACCTCAACTATTTTGAAACTAACAAATTGTTTAAAGATGAATTGAATGTTCATTTTAAAATCGCTGTCGGTTCAAACTATTTTTTCGAAATAGCCAAGGTTCGGGCTTTGCGGATATTGGTTAAAGAACTTTCGGTTTTATACAATTTCAAAATTAATCTCAAAGTTCACGCAATCCCTTCAAAAAGAAATAAAACTATTTACGATTACAATACCAATCTACTAAGAACTACGACGGAATGTATGAGCGCCATCATTGGAGGTATAGATTTTATTGAAAATCTTCCTTACGATGCTCTTTATCATAAAAACAACGAATTCGGAGACAGGATTGCTAGAAACCAATTGCTTATCCTAAAGCATGAAAGCGGGTTCGAAGAGACCGCAAATTCAGTTGAAGGGTGTTATTATATCGAATCCATCACCAAGCAACTAGCAGAAAAAGCCCTTACAATTTTTAAGGAAATTGAAAAAAACGGTGGCTTTCTAGAAAATTTGAAGACGAATAAACTTCAATCAAAAATCAAAGAATCCGCGGATAAAGAACAAAGTCGTTTTGATTCTGATGAGAAAAAATTGGTGGGTACCAACTTTGTCATTAATACAAAAGATAGGATGAAGGATGAGCTTCAACTTTACCCATTCATTAAAAGACATGCGCGTAAAACACTGATTCAACCAATTATTGAACGCCGACTGTCCGAAGAGTTAGAGAAAAAGAGATTAGAAGAAGAAAATTAA
- a CDS encoding heterodimeric methylmalonyl-CoA mutase large subunit precursor, with translation MPRKDVQSINLKTSTLTKGNVEDTPYEHQGFAAGIVPYLRGPYSTMYVIQPWTIRQYAGFSTAEESNSFYRRNLAAGQKGLSVAFDLPTHRGYDSDHERVVGDVGKAGVAIDSVEDMKILFDQIPLDKMSVSMTMNGAVLPIMAFYIVAAEEQGADIRNLSGTIQNDILKEFMVRNTYIYPPSPSMRIISDIFEYTSKNMPKFNSISISGYHMQEAGATPEIELAYTLADGLEYIRTGLAAGMDIDTFAPRLSFFWGIGMEHFKEIAKMRAARVLWAKLVKQFNPKNIKSMSLRAHCQTSGWSLTMQDPFNNVARTCIEATSAIFGGTQSLHTNALDEAIALPTDFSARIARNTQVYLQYETEITKTVDPWAGSHLVEKLTDEIIKNAWELIEEVEELGGMTKAIEAGIPKMRIEQAAARKQARIDSGIDIIVGVNKFQLEEEDPITTLEVDNQSVRLQQINRLNQIKEQRDALSVKESLEKLKHSAKKGEGNLLALAVDAARNRATLGEISDALEEAFGRHKAQIKSFSGVYSKEIKNDDSFEKAKQLSDQFAEMDGRRPRIMVAKMGQDGHDRGAKVVATSYADLGFDVDIGPLFQTPQEVAKQAVENDVHVLGISSLAAGHKTLVPQVIEELKNYGREDIMVIVGGVVPKQDYQFLFDAGVMAVFGPGTKISETAITILEILMQSHQE, from the coding sequence ATGCCTAGAAAAGATGTTCAAAGTATAAATCTGAAGACTTCAACCCTAACTAAGGGAAATGTAGAAGATACTCCTTACGAACATCAGGGTTTTGCTGCTGGCATTGTGCCTTATTTGCGTGGCCCATATTCTACTATGTACGTTATACAACCTTGGACTATTAGGCAATACGCCGGGTTTTCTACAGCAGAAGAAAGCAATTCGTTTTATAGAAGAAATCTAGCCGCAGGTCAAAAAGGATTGTCCGTTGCGTTCGATTTACCTACCCATCGTGGATACGATTCTGATCACGAAAGAGTAGTAGGTGATGTTGGTAAGGCTGGCGTAGCGATAGATTCGGTGGAAGATATGAAGATTCTCTTCGACCAGATTCCGCTAGACAAAATGTCGGTTTCAATGACCATGAACGGGGCGGTTCTTCCTATTATGGCATTTTATATCGTCGCCGCAGAAGAACAAGGTGCTGATATTAGAAATCTTTCTGGAACTATTCAAAACGATATCTTAAAGGAGTTTATGGTGAGGAATACTTACATCTACCCTCCTTCTCCTTCTATGAGAATTATTTCGGACATTTTTGAGTACACCAGTAAAAACATGCCTAAATTTAATAGCATTAGTATTTCTGGCTACCACATGCAAGAAGCTGGGGCAACTCCAGAAATCGAACTGGCCTACACTCTTGCAGATGGACTGGAATATATTAGAACAGGTCTCGCCGCAGGTATGGACATTGACACCTTTGCTCCTCGCCTTTCCTTTTTCTGGGGAATCGGTATGGAACATTTTAAGGAAATTGCAAAGATGCGTGCAGCAAGAGTGCTTTGGGCAAAATTGGTGAAGCAATTTAATCCTAAGAACATCAAATCGATGTCACTGCGAGCGCATTGTCAGACTAGTGGATGGAGTCTTACTATGCAAGATCCGTTTAATAATGTTGCCAGAACCTGTATAGAAGCAACTTCGGCGATTTTTGGTGGAACTCAAAGTCTTCATACTAATGCGTTGGATGAAGCAATTGCCCTGCCCACCGATTTCTCGGCAAGAATTGCAAGAAATACCCAAGTTTATCTTCAATATGAAACTGAAATAACGAAAACAGTTGACCCTTGGGCCGGAAGCCATTTAGTCGAAAAACTTACGGATGAAATCATTAAAAACGCATGGGAGTTAATTGAAGAAGTTGAAGAATTAGGCGGAATGACAAAAGCTATTGAAGCGGGCATACCGAAAATGAGAATAGAGCAAGCTGCAGCAAGAAAACAAGCCAGAATTGATAGCGGGATTGATATTATTGTGGGAGTTAACAAATTTCAGCTTGAAGAAGAAGACCCAATCACCACTTTGGAAGTTGATAATCAATCGGTGAGGTTGCAGCAAATAAATCGCCTAAACCAAATCAAAGAACAAAGAGATGCATTATCAGTCAAAGAATCTTTAGAAAAGCTGAAGCATTCTGCGAAAAAAGGAGAAGGAAATTTATTAGCTTTAGCTGTTGATGCAGCGAGAAATAGAGCAACCTTGGGAGAGATAAGCGATGCGCTAGAAGAAGCATTTGGCAGGCATAAGGCACAAATAAAATCATTTTCTGGAGTGTATAGCAAGGAAATTAAAAACGACGATTCTTTTGAAAAAGCAAAACAGCTATCTGATCAGTTCGCAGAGATGGATGGACGTAGACCACGGATTATGGTTGCAAAAATGGGCCAAGACGGCCATGATCGTGGCGCCAAAGTTGTCGCAACAAGTTATGCCGATCTCGGTTTTGATGTCGATATAGGTCCATTGTTTCAAACACCTCAAGAAGTTGCTAAGCAAGCGGTAGAAAATGATGTACACGTACTCGGGATATCATCACTTGCGGCAGGTCATAAAACATTGGTGCCTCAAGTAATTGAAGAACTAAAAAATTACGGCAGGGAAGATATAATGGTAATTGTTGGAGGTGTTGTGCCTAAACAAGATTATCAATTTCTATTCGACGCGGGAGTTATGGCGGTTTTCGGGCCAGGAACAAAAATCAGCGAAACCGCAATTACGATATTAGAAATATTGATGCAATCTCATCAAGAATAG
- a CDS encoding zinc protease, which translates to MKTLKINFSYALAFACSFLFLTCKETKTVVTSTPQQETTVIKTEVDAVKDIPFNPEVKKGTLSNGLTYYIKNNDKPEDKVELRLVVNAGSILEDDDQLGLAHFMEHMNFNGTKNFEKNELVDYLQSIGVKFGAHLNAYTSFDETVYILPIPSDDPEKLEKGFQILEDWAHNALLTDEEIDKERGVVLEEYRLGQGASERMMQRYLPKVMYGSMYAKRLPIGTKENLENFEYESLRRFYKDWYCPDLMAVVAVGDIDVATLEAKIKSHFGSIPKPTSPKPRKSFEVPNHQETLIAIESDKESSYSQVQVLFKDPKVPTPDTTIEDYKKLVKECLFAQMINNRLEELVNSSNPPFVYGYSYYGGTWARNKNAYQSFAMTSETGQLNALKTLLVENERVRKHGFFEAELERAKKDIISRLEKSYKDKDKTESSRLVDEYVYNYLEDVPMPGIEWEYKYYQTVLPTIKITDINGLIDNYLREDNRVIVLTGPEKEGLSLVTEQEINGMLSALKTMDIAPYEDQVVATSLITEAPTAGKILSETKNEKLGTTTLKLSNGATVTYKVTDYKNDEILFDAFSYGGTSLYSIEDYKKIGYANGGLSEAGINGFDKTALGKMMSGKIVNVRPSIGTYSEGISGSSTPKDLEELFQMTHLYFTALNKDQKAFDSFVEKQNAFLSNMMSNPQNYFSNEMGKYMYGDNPRYLGFPTPESMSASDYNLAYEKYIERFEDAGDFKFYFVGNIDEPKFKDYVTKYIASLPTTNSNEKYVVDEFRPLTGSHKKVVEKGQDPKSSVRITYHGPTEYNAKEDHALASLGEILSIKLTEKLREEEGGVYGSGVRGNISKTPYGWFTFNISFPCGPENVEKLTAATLAEVDKLIKEGPTEKDLAKIKESQLLEYKEDLKQNRFWLNTLKNADYEKKDAAKIFEFEKNVNSMTKDYLQTVAKKYLTTGYSRNS; encoded by the coding sequence TTGAAAACTCTGAAAATTAATTTTAGCTACGCCTTGGCGTTTGCCTGTTCATTCTTATTCCTGACCTGCAAAGAAACCAAGACGGTAGTTACAAGCACTCCGCAACAGGAAACCACAGTTATTAAGACCGAGGTCGATGCGGTAAAAGACATTCCTTTTAATCCAGAGGTAAAAAAAGGAACATTATCCAATGGCCTTACCTATTATATTAAAAATAATGATAAACCAGAAGATAAAGTAGAGCTGCGATTAGTGGTTAACGCTGGTTCAATTCTAGAAGATGATGATCAGTTAGGTCTTGCCCATTTCATGGAACACATGAATTTTAATGGAACCAAGAATTTTGAAAAAAATGAGCTGGTAGATTATCTACAAAGTATAGGAGTGAAATTTGGAGCGCATCTCAACGCCTATACAAGTTTTGATGAAACCGTTTACATCTTACCAATTCCAAGCGACGATCCAGAAAAACTTGAAAAAGGTTTTCAGATTTTGGAAGATTGGGCGCACAATGCTCTTCTAACCGATGAAGAAATTGATAAAGAACGTGGTGTAGTGTTAGAAGAATATAGATTAGGTCAAGGAGCAAGCGAGAGAATGATGCAGAGATATCTCCCAAAAGTTATGTATGGCTCAATGTATGCTAAGCGTTTGCCAATTGGGACTAAAGAAAATTTAGAAAACTTTGAATATGAAAGTCTAAGACGATTTTACAAGGACTGGTATTGTCCGGATTTAATGGCAGTAGTTGCCGTGGGAGACATTGATGTTGCAACTTTAGAAGCTAAAATAAAATCCCATTTCGGCTCAATTCCAAAACCGACGAGTCCGAAACCAAGAAAGTCTTTCGAAGTGCCAAACCACCAAGAAACACTTATCGCGATAGAATCAGATAAGGAATCTTCCTATAGTCAGGTTCAGGTTTTGTTTAAAGACCCAAAAGTTCCGACTCCAGATACAACAATAGAAGATTACAAAAAACTAGTCAAAGAATGCTTATTCGCTCAAATGATTAATAATCGTCTCGAAGAACTAGTGAACAGCTCCAATCCACCATTTGTGTACGGTTATAGTTATTATGGCGGAACTTGGGCAAGAAATAAAAATGCTTACCAATCCTTTGCAATGACTTCCGAAACAGGTCAGCTCAATGCGCTAAAAACATTGTTGGTCGAGAACGAAAGGGTTAGAAAGCACGGCTTCTTTGAAGCTGAATTAGAAAGAGCTAAAAAGGATATTATTTCTAGACTTGAAAAGTCTTACAAAGATAAAGACAAAACAGAATCTAGCAGATTGGTAGATGAATATGTCTACAATTATCTTGAAGACGTGCCAATGCCGGGAATAGAATGGGAATATAAATATTATCAAACCGTATTGCCTACCATCAAAATAACTGACATAAATGGATTAATTGACAACTATTTAAGAGAAGATAATAGAGTAATTGTTTTAACAGGTCCAGAGAAAGAAGGTCTTAGCTTAGTTACAGAACAAGAAATAAACGGAATGTTGTCTGCCTTAAAGACAATGGACATTGCTCCTTATGAAGATCAAGTGGTTGCAACCTCGCTGATTACCGAAGCTCCAACTGCGGGTAAAATATTAAGCGAAACCAAAAATGAAAAACTCGGTACAACAACACTTAAATTGAGTAATGGGGCAACTGTTACCTATAAGGTGACAGACTACAAGAATGACGAAATTCTGTTCGACGCCTTCAGCTACGGAGGAACCTCACTCTACTCGATAGAAGACTATAAAAAAATTGGGTATGCAAATGGTGGTCTAAGTGAAGCCGGCATAAATGGATTTGATAAAACTGCTTTAGGAAAGATGATGTCAGGTAAAATTGTAAATGTTAGACCGAGTATCGGTACTTATAGCGAAGGCATTTCTGGAAGCTCAACGCCAAAGGATTTAGAAGAACTTTTTCAAATGACGCATTTATATTTTACAGCACTAAATAAAGACCAAAAGGCATTTGACTCATTTGTTGAAAAACAAAATGCTTTTCTATCGAACATGATGTCTAATCCTCAAAATTATTTTTCCAATGAAATGGGTAAATATATGTATGGGGATAACCCAAGATATTTAGGTTTTCCGACACCCGAAAGTATGAGCGCTTCCGATTATAACTTGGCTTATGAAAAATATATAGAGCGCTTTGAAGATGCAGGAGATTTTAAATTTTATTTCGTTGGTAATATTGATGAACCTAAATTTAAGGATTATGTGACCAAATATATTGCTAGTCTTCCAACCACTAATTCTAACGAAAAATATGTTGTAGATGAATTTAGGCCGCTTACAGGATCACATAAGAAAGTTGTAGAAAAAGGTCAGGATCCAAAAAGCTCTGTGCGTATCACCTATCATGGACCAACTGAATACAACGCAAAGGAAGACCACGCCCTGGCAAGCTTAGGTGAGATTCTTTCAATTAAGTTAACTGAAAAATTACGTGAAGAAGAAGGAGGGGTTTATGGTTCTGGTGTTCGAGGAAATATTTCTAAAACTCCTTACGGGTGGTTCACTTTTAATATCTCGTTTCCTTGTGGACCAGAGAATGTTGAAAAGCTGACTGCTGCAACTTTAGCAGAAGTAGATAAACTGATCAAGGAAGGTCCGACTGAAAAAGATTTGGCGAAAATCAAAGAATCCCAGCTTTTAGAATACAAGGAAGACCTTAAACAAAACAGATTTTGGTTGAATACTTTAAAGAATGCGGATTATGAAAAAAAGGATGCCGCTAAAATTTTTGAGTTCGAAAAAAATGTAAATAGCATGACCAAGGACTATTTACAAACTGTAGCAAAAAAATATCTTACAACTGGCTATTCTAGGAATTCATAA
- a CDS encoding chromosome partitioning protein, with amino-acid sequence MGKIIAIANQKGGVGKTTTSINLAASLGVLEKKVLLIDADPQANATSGLGIDVEGVEVGSYQLFEHTVEAKDCILKTESPNLDIIPAHIDLVAIEIELVDKDERESMLRKAIIDLKDTYDYILIDCAPSLGLLTLNALTAADSVIIPIQCEYFALEGLGKLLNTIKSVQKIHNKTLDIEGLLLTMYDSRLRLSNQVVEEVKKHFTNMVFKTIIQRNVKLGEAPSYGESIINYDVSSRGAANYLSLAKEIINLNED; translated from the coding sequence ATGGGTAAAATCATTGCCATTGCGAATCAAAAAGGTGGAGTAGGAAAAACCACAACCTCTATAAATTTAGCCGCTTCATTGGGTGTTTTAGAGAAAAAGGTTTTGTTGATAGATGCGGATCCGCAAGCGAATGCAACATCTGGTCTAGGCATCGATGTAGAAGGTGTAGAAGTTGGTAGTTATCAACTTTTTGAACATACCGTAGAAGCCAAAGACTGCATTCTTAAAACAGAATCTCCCAATCTCGATATCATACCGGCGCATATAGATTTAGTCGCTATAGAAATTGAATTGGTAGACAAGGACGAGCGGGAATCTATGCTTAGAAAGGCAATTATAGACTTAAAGGACACTTACGACTACATCTTAATCGATTGTGCACCATCACTAGGTTTACTAACCTTAAATGCCTTGACAGCAGCAGATTCAGTAATTATTCCTATTCAATGTGAATATTTCGCTCTCGAAGGTTTAGGGAAACTGTTAAATACCATCAAGAGTGTACAGAAAATACATAACAAGACGTTAGATATTGAAGGTTTGTTATTGACCATGTACGATTCTAGGCTGCGACTTTCTAACCAAGTAGTAGAAGAGGTTAAAAAACATTTTACCAATATGGTTTTTAAAACTATTATTCAGCGAAATGTAAAATTAGGTGAGGCCCCTAGTTACGGTGAGAGCATCATCAATTATGATGTTAGCAGCCGTGGTGCCGCAAACTATTTAAGTTTGGCCAAAGAAATTATAAATCTAAATGAAGACTGA